A region of the Sideroxydans lithotrophicus ES-1 genome:
GCCGAGCAGGCGCTGTTGCCCTTCGATGCCGATCTCCTGCAGCAGGATGTGGCGGCTGTAGCGGAGGAGTTGTTGGTCGTCCATATGAGTTGGTTGTTATCCGCCGATATACGACATTTCGACTTTTCCGACATGCCCGGTCGCCTCGTGGCGCAGCAGCGAATAGCGGTCGGTGCGCCGGCCCCAGCGGTCCGCGATCAGATCGGCAAGAACCCGGTCTCCGGCTCCCCGGCGCAGCGGAGTGCGCAAATCGAGTCCTTCATTGGCGAACAGGCAGGTATACAGCTTGCCGTCGGTGGATAGCCGGGCGCGGGTGCATTCCTGGCAAAATGCCTGTGTGACCGAAGCGATCACGCCGATCTCGCCGCCGCCATCCGCATAGCGCCAGCGTTCCGCCACTTCACCGCTGTAAGCGGGATCGATCTGCTCCAGCGGATACGCCTGCACCAGACGGTCGAGTATCTCCTGCGCGGGAACGACATCGTCCATGCGCCAGCCGTTGGTGCAGCCGACATCCATGAATTCGATGTAGCGCAACACGATGCCGGCATGACGAAAATGTGCGGCCATCGGCACGATCTCATGCTCGTTCACGCCGCGCTTGACCACCATGTTGATCTTGAGCTGGCCCAGACCGGCAGCCTGTGCCGCTTCGATCCCCTCCAGCACGACGCCCACGGCGACATCCGTGTCGCTCATGCGGCGGAAGGTGGCATCGCTCAAACTGTCGAGGCTGACCGTCACGCGGCTCAGTCCGGCTGTTTTCAGGTCCTTTGCCTTGCGCGCCAGCAGAACGGCATTGGTGGTCAGCGCGATCTCCAGCGGCTCGCCCGTTAGGGTTTGCAGACCGGCGAGCTTCTCGATGAGTCGTTCGATGCCGCGCCGCAGCAGAGGTTCGCCGCCGGTCAGGCGGATCTTTTTCACACCCAGCTTGATGAACTGGCGCACGACGCGTTCGATCTCTTCGAAAGTCAGCAATTCCGCTCGCGGCAGGAACGTGTGGCTCTCGTCGAATATCTCGCGCGGCATGCAGTAGGTGCAGCGGAGATTGCAACGGTCCGTCACGGAGATGCGCAAGTCGCGCAACGGGCGCTGCAGGCTGTCCAGCGATGTGGACGAATGATCGCGGGCATCGTTCATGGCGCGGTCATCCAGCAGCGCCGGTTGCCGCCCCACAGTGACGATGCGAATGATGCGATTGCTCATGGTGATCTGGATACGGCTGGCCAGACTGTCAGACGTGCGGATCTGGCCGTTACTTGAATGCCGTTCTCTATCCTCTATCGTTCAACTGCCCGGGAGGATCTGACTTCATCCCGTCCTTGAAGCCCTTGACCGCCCCGCCCAGATCGCTGC
Encoded here:
- the moaA gene encoding GTP 3',8-cyclase MoaA, encoding MSNRIIRIVTVGRQPALLDDRAMNDARDHSSTSLDSLQRPLRDLRISVTDRCNLRCTYCMPREIFDESHTFLPRAELLTFEEIERVVRQFIKLGVKKIRLTGGEPLLRRGIERLIEKLAGLQTLTGEPLEIALTTNAVLLARKAKDLKTAGLSRVTVSLDSLSDATFRRMSDTDVAVGVVLEGIEAAQAAGLGQLKINMVVKRGVNEHEIVPMAAHFRHAGIVLRYIEFMDVGCTNGWRMDDVVPAQEILDRLVQAYPLEQIDPAYSGEVAERWRYADGGGEIGVIASVTQAFCQECTRARLSTDGKLYTCLFANEGLDLRTPLRRGAGDRVLADLIADRWGRRTDRYSLLRHEATGHVGKVEMSYIGG
- the tatA gene encoding Sec-independent protein translocase subunit TatA — its product is MGSFSIWHWLIVLLAVVLIFGTKKLRSVGSDLGGAVKGFKDGMKSDPPGQLNDRG